A single window of Brevundimonas naejangsanensis DNA harbors:
- a CDS encoding YeiH family protein: MTVALDPAAASRRLTGPLRLLPGVALSAAIGAVAFGLQLFEARLFGQAWIEGLVLAILIGAALRLVWTPSSLWAPGVSFSAKTLLEVAVALLGATVSGAAVAALGPWLLLAIVGVVALAILGGYALGRAFGLPHAMALLVACGNAICGNSAIAAVAPVIEAEGQDVAAAIGFTAVLGIAVVLLVPVVGALMGYDATRVGVLAGLTVYAVPQVLAAAAPAGLAAVQTGAVVKLVRVLMLGPVCLVLGLMRSKQAAGGRGPKLHQMAPWFILVFLALMAARSLGWLPAAILQPLQVSVSALTLSAMAALGLMVDPRAVVRAGPRVAAVAALSALLIGLLALAVIALIPLG; encoded by the coding sequence ATGACCGTCGCCCTCGACCCCGCCGCCGCCTCTCGCCGCCTGACCGGCCCGCTGCGCCTGCTGCCGGGCGTGGCCCTGTCCGCCGCCATCGGCGCCGTCGCCTTCGGCCTTCAGTTGTTCGAGGCGCGCCTGTTCGGGCAGGCGTGGATCGAGGGTCTGGTGCTCGCCATCCTGATCGGGGCGGCCCTGCGGCTGGTGTGGACGCCATCGTCGCTGTGGGCGCCCGGCGTCAGCTTCAGCGCCAAGACCCTGCTGGAGGTTGCGGTCGCGCTGCTGGGCGCCACCGTCTCCGGCGCGGCCGTCGCGGCGCTGGGGCCGTGGCTGCTGCTGGCCATCGTCGGCGTCGTCGCCCTGGCCATCCTTGGCGGCTACGCCCTGGGCCGAGCCTTCGGCCTGCCGCACGCCATGGCCCTGCTGGTCGCCTGCGGCAACGCCATCTGCGGCAACTCGGCCATCGCCGCCGTCGCCCCCGTCATCGAGGCCGAGGGACAGGATGTCGCCGCCGCCATCGGCTTCACCGCCGTTCTGGGCATCGCCGTGGTGCTGCTGGTCCCCGTGGTCGGCGCGCTGATGGGTTATGACGCCACGCGCGTCGGGGTGCTGGCGGGTCTGACCGTCTACGCCGTGCCGCAGGTGCTGGCCGCCGCCGCGCCCGCCGGCCTGGCCGCGGTCCAGACCGGCGCCGTGGTCAAGCTGGTGCGCGTGCTGATGCTGGGGCCGGTCTGTCTGGTGCTGGGCCTGATGCGGTCGAAACAGGCCGCAGGCGGGCGCGGGCCCAAGCTGCACCAGATGGCGCCCTGGTTCATCCTGGTCTTCCTGGCCCTGATGGCCGCCCGCTCCCTGGGCTGGCTGCCCGCGGCGATCCTGCAGCCGCTGCAGGTCTCGGTCTCGGCCCTGACGCTGAGCGCCATGGCCGCGCTGGGGCTGATGGTCGACCCGCGCGCCGTGGTCCGGGCCGGGCCGCGCGTGGCCGCCGTCGCCGCCCTGTCGGCCCTGCTGATCGGCTTGCTGGCGCTGGCGGTGATCGCCCTCATCCCGCTGGGTTGA
- the typA gene encoding translational GTPase TypA, with the protein MNLRNVAIIAHVDHGKTTMVDALLAQSGLFRANEATTERVMDSGDQERERGITILAKCTSIQWNGKAGETRINIIDTPGHADFGGEVERILGMVDGCVLLVDAEEGVMPQTKFVLTKALKMGLRPILCINKVDRAHADPDRVLNETFDLFAALGATDEQLDFPVIYASGRSGWATLDLAQPNDNLHPLYDLIVDHVPAPEAQARVNEPFKILNVLIESDPFLGRLLTGRIHSGKAVPGMAIKALSRDGKTIEQGRITKVLAFRGLKRQPIDEGVEAGDIVAIAGMSKATVADTLCALDVDTPLDALPIDPPTISMTVGVNDSPLAGREGDKVQSRVIRDRLLKEAEANVAIRITQTPDSDAYEVAGRGELQLGVLIENMRREGFELSISRPRVVYQTGENGERMEPIEDVVIDVDDEFSGVVIEKLSARKAELTDMGPSGAGKTRIQLKCPSRSLIGYQGEFLTDTRGSGVLNRVFSHYEPHKGAIEGRLKGVLVSNSDGDTAAFALWNLEDRGVMFVGAGEKTYQGMIIGENSRSDDLDVNPIKGKQLTNVRASGKDEAVRLTPPRKMSLEQAIAYIEEDELVEVTPKSIRLRKEVLNPSFRKKRVRAD; encoded by the coding sequence ATGAACCTTCGTAACGTCGCTATCATCGCCCACGTCGACCATGGCAAGACGACCATGGTGGACGCCCTGCTGGCCCAGTCGGGCCTGTTCCGCGCCAATGAGGCCACGACCGAGCGCGTCATGGACTCCGGCGATCAGGAGCGCGAGCGCGGCATCACCATCCTGGCCAAATGCACGTCGATCCAGTGGAACGGCAAGGCGGGCGAGACGCGCATCAACATCATCGACACCCCCGGCCACGCCGACTTCGGCGGCGAGGTCGAGCGCATCCTGGGCATGGTGGACGGCTGCGTCCTGCTGGTCGACGCCGAAGAGGGCGTCATGCCCCAGACCAAGTTCGTGCTGACCAAGGCGCTGAAGATGGGCCTGCGTCCCATCCTGTGCATCAACAAGGTCGACCGCGCCCACGCCGATCCGGACCGGGTGCTGAACGAGACCTTCGACCTGTTCGCCGCCCTGGGCGCCACGGACGAGCAGCTGGACTTCCCGGTCATCTACGCCTCGGGCCGTTCGGGCTGGGCGACGCTGGACCTGGCCCAGCCGAACGACAACCTGCACCCGCTGTACGACCTGATCGTCGACCACGTCCCGGCTCCCGAGGCCCAGGCGCGCGTCAACGAGCCGTTCAAGATCCTGAACGTCCTGATCGAAAGCGACCCCTTCCTGGGCCGCCTGCTGACCGGCCGCATCCACTCGGGCAAGGCGGTTCCGGGCATGGCCATCAAGGCCCTGTCGCGTGACGGCAAGACCATCGAACAGGGCCGCATCACCAAGGTGCTGGCCTTCCGCGGCCTGAAGCGCCAGCCGATCGACGAGGGCGTCGAGGCGGGCGACATCGTCGCCATCGCCGGCATGTCCAAGGCCACCGTGGCCGACACCCTTTGCGCGCTGGACGTCGACACCCCGCTGGACGCCCTGCCGATCGACCCGCCGACCATCTCGATGACCGTGGGCGTGAACGACAGCCCCCTGGCCGGCCGCGAAGGCGACAAGGTGCAGTCGCGCGTCATCCGCGACCGCCTGCTGAAGGAAGCTGAGGCCAACGTCGCCATCCGCATCACCCAGACGCCGGACTCCGACGCCTATGAAGTCGCCGGCCGCGGCGAACTGCAGCTGGGCGTGCTGATCGAGAACATGCGCCGCGAAGGCTTCGAGCTGTCGATCAGCCGGCCGCGCGTGGTCTATCAGACCGGCGAGAACGGCGAGCGCATGGAGCCGATCGAAGACGTCGTCATCGACGTGGACGACGAGTTCTCGGGCGTGGTCATCGAGAAGCTGTCGGCCCGCAAGGCCGAGCTGACCGACATGGGCCCCTCGGGCGCCGGCAAGACCCGCATCCAGCTGAAGTGCCCGTCGCGCTCGCTGATCGGCTATCAGGGCGAGTTCCTGACCGACACGCGCGGCTCGGGCGTTCTGAACCGCGTCTTCTCCCACTATGAGCCGCACAAGGGCGCCATCGAAGGCCGCCTGAAGGGCGTGCTGGTGTCGAACTCGGACGGCGACACGGCGGCCTTCGCCCTGTGGAACCTGGAAGACCGCGGCGTCATGTTCGTCGGCGCCGGCGAGAAGACCTATCAGGGCATGATCATCGGCGAGAACAGCCGCTCCGACGACCTGGACGTCAACCCGATCAAGGGCAAGCAGCTGACCAACGTCCGCGCCTCGGGCAAGGACGAGGCCGTGCGCCTGACCCCGCCGCGCAAGATGAGCCTGGAGCAGGCCATCGCCTATATCGAGGAAGACGAACTGGTCGAGGTCACGCCCAAGTCGATCCGCCTGCGCAAGGAGGTCCTGAACCCCTCCTTCCGCAAGAAGCGCGTCCGCGCCGACTGA
- a CDS encoding OPT family oligopeptide transporter gives MTDTPAGTGKRIELTIRALILGCLLAAVFTAANTYLGLKVGLTFASAIPAAVISMALLRAFRGSTIWENMTVQTVASVGGAMSSIIFVLPGLVMIGWWMDFPFWESVMICILGGVLGVTFSIPLRRTLVVQGGLPYPEGVAAAEVLKVGSPGAEQTEEAVRENRSGLFVVIGGAIASAVFGFLAAARVFAAETAAFLRLPAALGGGATGVGFSMQFALLGAGHLIGLAVGLTQLFGLVLAWLIFVPILTSPEFAAWAAAHGLPSVAASVPADAGAEGLAMTVWAREVRFIGAGVIGVAALWTLAKLAKPLVAGLASAVSAQSRRAHGETLELTEQDIPIKIVGLLSVAALVGIAVLLAVVAQGTSLAGSAPLLVIGGLVYVVVIGFAVAAICGYMAGLIGSSNSPVSGVGILAIIIASLLMLGVLAVAGVPADPSVIAFALIVTAIVFAVAVIANDNLQDLKTGQLVEATPWRQQTALLVGVVAGALVIPFVLDMMNQAFGFEGGPPAIVQGSQTLAAPQATLISALAKGVISGDLRWDLIGIGAVVGVLVIILDVVLRRTTNDKIKLPPLAAGIGVYLPAAVTTMLVVGAVCGWLYDRAVKSTRYADVARRMGVLLASGLIVGESLFGVFTAAVIVSAKNEAPFALLPADSGWPAMWAGLIAFAGLTYALYAWVRRRAAKV, from the coding sequence ATGACGGACACGCCCGCCGGAACCGGCAAACGCATCGAACTGACCATACGCGCCCTGATCCTGGGCTGTTTGCTGGCGGCGGTCTTTACGGCGGCCAACACCTATCTGGGGCTGAAGGTCGGCCTGACCTTCGCCTCGGCCATTCCGGCGGCGGTCATTTCGATGGCCCTGCTGCGGGCGTTCCGCGGCTCGACCATCTGGGAGAACATGACCGTCCAGACCGTCGCCTCGGTCGGCGGCGCCATGAGTTCGATCATCTTCGTCCTTCCCGGCCTGGTCATGATCGGTTGGTGGATGGACTTCCCGTTCTGGGAATCGGTGATGATCTGCATCCTCGGCGGCGTGCTCGGGGTGACCTTCTCCATCCCGCTGCGCCGCACCCTGGTCGTTCAGGGCGGCCTGCCCTACCCCGAAGGCGTCGCCGCCGCCGAGGTGCTCAAGGTCGGCTCGCCCGGCGCTGAACAGACCGAAGAGGCCGTGCGCGAGAACCGTTCGGGCCTGTTCGTGGTCATCGGCGGGGCGATCGCCTCGGCGGTCTTCGGCTTCCTGGCCGCCGCGCGGGTCTTTGCGGCCGAGACGGCCGCCTTCCTGCGCCTTCCGGCCGCCCTGGGCGGCGGAGCCACCGGCGTCGGCTTCTCCATGCAGTTCGCCCTGCTGGGCGCCGGCCACCTGATCGGCCTGGCCGTCGGCCTGACGCAGCTGTTCGGCCTGGTTCTGGCCTGGCTGATCTTCGTGCCCATCCTGACCTCGCCCGAGTTCGCAGCCTGGGCCGCCGCCCACGGCCTGCCGTCGGTCGCCGCCTCCGTCCCGGCCGACGCCGGAGCGGAAGGCCTGGCCATGACCGTCTGGGCGCGCGAAGTCCGCTTCATCGGCGCAGGGGTCATCGGCGTGGCCGCCCTGTGGACGCTGGCCAAGCTGGCCAAGCCGCTGGTCGCAGGCCTGGCCTCGGCCGTCTCGGCCCAGTCGCGCCGCGCCCACGGCGAGACGCTGGAGCTGACCGAGCAGGACATCCCCATCAAGATCGTCGGCCTGCTGTCCGTCGCCGCCCTGGTCGGCATCGCCGTGCTGCTGGCGGTCGTGGCCCAGGGCACGTCTCTGGCCGGTTCGGCGCCGCTGCTGGTCATCGGCGGCCTGGTCTATGTCGTGGTCATCGGCTTCGCCGTGGCGGCCATCTGCGGCTATATGGCCGGGCTGATCGGCTCGTCGAACAGCCCGGTGTCGGGCGTCGGCATCCTGGCCATCATCATCGCGTCGCTGCTGATGCTGGGCGTGCTGGCCGTGGCGGGGGTGCCCGCTGATCCGTCCGTGATCGCCTTCGCCCTGATCGTCACCGCCATCGTCTTCGCCGTGGCCGTCATCGCCAACGACAACCTGCAGGACCTGAAGACCGGCCAACTGGTCGAGGCCACCCCCTGGCGTCAGCAGACGGCCCTGCTGGTCGGCGTGGTGGCCGGCGCGCTGGTCATCCCCTTCGTGCTGGACATGATGAACCAGGCCTTCGGCTTCGAGGGCGGCCCGCCCGCCATCGTGCAAGGCTCGCAGACCCTGGCCGCGCCCCAGGCCACCCTGATTTCGGCCCTGGCCAAGGGCGTCATCTCGGGCGACCTGCGCTGGGACCTGATCGGCATCGGCGCCGTGGTCGGCGTTCTGGTCATCATCCTCGACGTCGTCCTGCGCCGCACCACGAACGACAAGATCAAGCTGCCGCCGCTGGCCGCCGGCATCGGCGTCTATCTGCCTGCGGCCGTCACCACCATGCTGGTGGTCGGCGCCGTCTGCGGCTGGCTGTACGACCGGGCGGTGAAGTCGACCCGCTACGCCGACGTGGCGCGCCGCATGGGCGTGCTGCTGGCGTCCGGCCTGATCGTGGGCGAGAGCCTGTTCGGCGTCTTCACCGCCGCCGTCATCGTCAGCGCCAAGAACGAGGCGCCGTTCGCCCTGCTGCCGGCCGACAGCGGCTGGCCGGCCATGTGGGCGGGGCTGATCGCCTTTGCAGGCCTGACCTACGCCCTGTACGCCTGGGTGCGCCGCCGCGCCGCCAAGGTCTAA
- a CDS encoding LysR family transcriptional regulator: protein MTLEQLRIFVAVAERLHMTRAAEALHLTQSAVSAAVQALETRHGTRLFDRVGRGLALNAAGTAFLPEAKAVLARAEAAERLLDELAGMKRGSVRLFASQTIAAYWLPPRMAAFAQSHPGVELHLSIGNTHRVVEAVLGGEAELGLIEGAEDAPRLERTRIGADRLIVVAAPDHPLAGREAALAAADLKALDWALREPGSGTRSEFEAALPRGMAAADLKTALVLPSNEAILTAVAAGGGAGGGLVTAISELAARPLIEAGRLVRLPLDLPERPFYRLRHRERGASRAAEAFAAAL from the coding sequence ATGACGCTGGAACAGCTCCGCATCTTCGTCGCCGTGGCCGAGCGGCTGCATATGACCCGGGCGGCCGAGGCGCTGCATCTGACCCAGTCGGCGGTCAGCGCGGCGGTTCAGGCGCTGGAGACGCGGCACGGGACGCGGCTGTTCGACCGGGTCGGACGGGGGCTGGCGCTGAATGCGGCGGGGACGGCGTTTCTGCCGGAAGCCAAGGCGGTGCTGGCGCGGGCCGAGGCGGCCGAGCGGCTGTTGGACGAACTGGCGGGGATGAAACGCGGGTCGGTGCGGCTGTTCGCCAGCCAGACCATCGCCGCCTATTGGCTGCCGCCGCGCATGGCCGCCTTCGCCCAGAGCCATCCGGGCGTGGAGCTGCATCTGTCGATCGGCAACACCCATCGCGTGGTCGAGGCTGTTCTGGGCGGCGAGGCGGAACTGGGCTTGATCGAGGGCGCCGAGGATGCGCCGCGTCTCGAGCGGACCCGCATCGGCGCCGACCGGCTGATCGTGGTGGCGGCGCCGGATCATCCGCTGGCCGGACGCGAGGCGGCGCTGGCGGCGGCGGACCTGAAAGCGCTGGACTGGGCCTTGCGCGAGCCGGGCTCGGGCACCCGCAGCGAGTTCGAGGCGGCTCTGCCGCGCGGTATGGCCGCGGCCGACCTGAAAACGGCGCTGGTGCTGCCGTCCAATGAAGCCATCCTGACGGCGGTGGCGGCCGGGGGCGGCGCCGGCGGCGGACTGGTCACCGCCATCTCGGAACTGGCCGCCCGGCCCCTGATCGAAGCGGGGCGGCTGGTCCGTCTGCCGCTCGACTTGCCCGAGCGGCCCTTTTATCGCCTGCGGCACCGCGAGCGCGGCGCCAGTCGAGCGGCGGAAGCGTTCGCCGCCGCCCTCTAG
- a CDS encoding phosphatidylglycerol lysyltransferase domain-containing protein → MRITRRLGGLAYELTPQIFAAATFLLGAVMLLTAVTPAFNEKLSALGRFYPPLLIDLSHFAASVTGFVLLLISAGLWRRRRGAYYAALAFLLVGAVFSLLRGLDWLQAIELTLAAALLTPCRAAFNRRSRLGEPLRPGWLLMLAAAVAAMIWLGFFAYRDTAYTDELWWTFLVDKQASGFLRAGAVLALLTLAVAIRSLTTAPGARTHGPAAPEEIERARQALESAEAAAPEAELALLGDKALLFSPSGRSFIAYRVRGRRWIAMGEPAGLAAERLELLWAFAQLADSYGGAAVFYSVGEGLLADLATLGLAVRKVGEAAVIDTARFTTEGKGKQNLRTAVNRAEREGAGFEVVPPGAARGLEPELRAVSDAWLRHHNGSEKTFSLGRFDIDYLDRQPLALVRENGRIVAFANLLRGAGGGEVMIDLMRYDPDGPNGVMDFLFTRTAQWARDQGVARLDLGMAPLSGLEDRRTAPVFARVGALVFEEGGAVYGFQGLRAYKAKFDPVWRPVFIAAPPSTPLPLALLDVALLTSGGWRGLLGLKR, encoded by the coding sequence TTGCGCATAACGCGGCGACTGGGCGGGTTGGCCTATGAGCTGACCCCGCAAATCTTCGCGGCGGCCACCTTTCTGCTGGGGGCAGTGATGCTGCTGACCGCGGTGACCCCCGCCTTTAACGAAAAACTCAGCGCGCTGGGCCGGTTCTATCCGCCGCTGCTGATCGACTTGTCGCACTTCGCCGCCAGCGTGACGGGCTTCGTCCTGCTGCTGATCTCGGCGGGGCTGTGGCGACGGCGGCGCGGCGCCTATTACGCGGCGCTGGCGTTCCTTCTGGTCGGGGCGGTCTTCTCGCTGCTGAGAGGACTGGACTGGCTCCAGGCGATCGAACTGACGTTGGCGGCGGCTCTGCTGACGCCATGCCGGGCGGCCTTCAACCGCCGGTCGCGCCTGGGCGAGCCGCTGCGGCCGGGGTGGCTGCTGATGCTGGCGGCGGCGGTGGCGGCCATGATTTGGCTGGGCTTCTTCGCCTACCGCGACACCGCCTATACGGACGAGCTGTGGTGGACCTTCCTGGTCGACAAGCAGGCGTCGGGCTTCCTGCGCGCCGGGGCGGTGCTGGCGCTGCTGACCCTGGCGGTGGCCATACGCTCGCTGACGACGGCGCCGGGCGCCCGCACCCACGGCCCCGCCGCCCCGGAAGAGATCGAACGCGCCCGGCAGGCGTTGGAGAGCGCCGAGGCGGCCGCTCCCGAGGCGGAACTGGCCCTGTTGGGCGACAAGGCTCTGCTGTTCAGTCCGTCTGGCCGCAGCTTCATCGCCTATCGCGTGCGGGGCCGCCGCTGGATCGCCATGGGCGAGCCGGCGGGCCTGGCGGCGGAACGGCTGGAACTGCTGTGGGCCTTCGCCCAGCTGGCCGACAGCTACGGCGGGGCGGCGGTCTTCTATTCGGTCGGCGAAGGGCTGCTGGCGGACCTGGCGACCCTGGGGCTGGCGGTCCGCAAGGTGGGCGAGGCCGCCGTGATCGACACCGCTCGCTTCACGACCGAGGGCAAGGGCAAGCAGAACCTGCGCACCGCCGTCAACCGCGCCGAACGCGAGGGCGCCGGTTTCGAAGTGGTCCCGCCCGGCGCGGCGCGCGGGCTGGAGCCCGAACTGCGCGCCGTGTCGGACGCCTGGCTGAGGCATCACAACGGCTCGGAAAAAACCTTTTCGCTCGGCCGGTTCGATATCGACTATCTGGACCGCCAGCCCCTGGCCCTGGTGCGCGAAAACGGCCGCATCGTCGCCTTCGCCAATCTGTTGCGCGGGGCGGGCGGCGGCGAGGTGATGATCGACCTGATGCGCTATGATCCCGACGGGCCGAACGGGGTGATGGACTTTCTGTTCACGCGCACCGCGCAGTGGGCGCGCGACCAGGGGGTGGCGCGGCTGGATCTGGGCATGGCGCCCCTGTCGGGCCTCGAGGATCGGCGGACGGCCCCCGTCTTCGCCCGCGTCGGGGCCCTGGTGTTCGAGGAGGGCGGCGCCGTCTACGGCTTTCAGGGCCTGCGCGCCTACAAGGCCAAGTTCGACCCCGTCTGGCGGCCGGTGTTCATCGCCGCGCCGCCCAGCACGCCCTTGCCTCTGGCCCTGTTGGACGTGGCCCTGCTGACCAGCGGCGGCTGGCGGGGGCTGTTGGGGCTGAAGCGGTAG
- a CDS encoding GlsB/YeaQ/YmgE family stress response membrane protein: MGGFGFIAWIIIGIVAGWLAEKIMKREHGLLTNLIVGVVGALIGGFLANNLLGVDAAGNWIVGILVATIGAVVLLFLLGLVKRRA, translated from the coding sequence ATGGGTGGATTTGGATTCATCGCCTGGATCATCATCGGCATCGTCGCCGGATGGCTGGCGGAGAAGATCATGAAGCGGGAACACGGCCTGCTGACCAATCTGATCGTCGGCGTGGTCGGCGCGCTGATCGGCGGGTTCCTGGCCAATAATCTTTTGGGCGTGGACGCGGCCGGCAATTGGATCGTCGGCATCTTGGTCGCCACGATCGGCGCCGTGGTGCTGCTGTTCCTGCTGGGCCTGGTGAAGCGACGGGCCTAA
- the recQ gene encoding DNA helicase RecQ: protein MFDPRPTDAAFPTLDEARTLLERVWGHADFRGLQADVIQEVLAGRDVMAVLPTGGGKSVCYQVPAILRPGVGLVVSPLIALMTDQVEALKQQGVAAARLDSGLTMDERSAVWRAARAGELDLLYVSPEGLASGAMLDRLAELPISLIAIDEAHCVSQWGHDFRPDYRTLGRLAEIFPGVPRIAVTATADARTRDDILASLRLGEARVFVDSFARPNLQLSAERKVNGSRARTDAAVIELVRERRGKSGVVYCGSRDGCERVADALRDAGSNAIAYHAGFDARERDRRLERFLAEDGAVMVATIAFGMGVDKPDVRFVIHADPPGSLEAYWQEIGRAGRDGEPAEGITLYGPSDIAWSLRRLEGRPMAEEVKQVQTRKVRQLFAMLDGATCRPQAVRRYFGEQDAQPCGVCDICGDPPATFDAVVPAQKALAAVQRLGERFGRTRVVDHLLGKTKDVQPWEAGLSTWGIGADLSLATWRDVIDHLLFEGLLVEDPNDGKPIIRLGEAQAVRAVYRGERPVRVRQAPIRAVALDKPRRNAGRNLAVEGLDADVRARFEALRAWRRDRAIEQRVPPYVIFQDKTLVEIALQEPRGLDQLAVIPGVGAGKLDRYGPAVLEVLDAVA from the coding sequence ATGTTCGACCCTCGCCCGACCGACGCCGCCTTTCCGACCCTGGACGAGGCGCGGACGCTGCTGGAGCGGGTCTGGGGCCATGCGGATTTTCGGGGCCTGCAGGCCGACGTGATCCAGGAGGTGCTGGCCGGACGCGACGTGATGGCCGTGCTGCCGACCGGCGGCGGCAAGAGCGTCTGTTATCAGGTGCCCGCCATCCTGCGGCCCGGCGTGGGTCTGGTCGTGTCGCCGCTGATCGCCCTGATGACCGATCAGGTCGAGGCGCTGAAACAGCAGGGGGTGGCCGCCGCGCGTCTGGATTCGGGCCTGACGATGGACGAGCGCTCCGCCGTGTGGCGGGCGGCGCGGGCGGGGGAGCTGGACCTGCTCTACGTCTCGCCCGAGGGGCTGGCGTCGGGCGCCATGCTGGACCGGCTGGCCGAGCTGCCGATCAGCCTGATCGCCATCGACGAGGCGCACTGCGTGTCTCAGTGGGGCCATGACTTCCGGCCCGATTACCGCACCCTGGGCCGACTGGCCGAGATCTTCCCCGGCGTGCCGCGGATCGCGGTGACGGCGACCGCCGACGCCCGCACGCGCGACGACATCCTGGCCTCGTTGCGGCTGGGCGAGGCTCGGGTCTTCGTCGACAGCTTCGCCCGGCCCAATCTTCAGCTATCGGCCGAACGCAAGGTCAACGGCTCGCGCGCCCGCACCGACGCCGCCGTCATCGAACTGGTGCGCGAGCGGCGGGGCAAGTCGGGCGTGGTCTATTGCGGCAGCCGCGACGGCTGCGAGCGGGTGGCCGACGCCCTGAGGGACGCCGGAAGCAACGCCATCGCCTATCACGCCGGTTTCGACGCCCGCGAGCGCGACCGGCGGCTGGAGCGTTTCTTGGCCGAGGACGGCGCCGTCATGGTCGCGACCATCGCCTTCGGCATGGGTGTGGACAAGCCGGACGTGCGCTTCGTCATCCACGCCGATCCGCCCGGTTCTCTGGAGGCGTACTGGCAGGAGATCGGCCGCGCGGGGCGCGACGGCGAACCGGCCGAGGGCATCACGCTTTACGGCCCGTCCGACATCGCTTGGTCCCTGCGTCGCCTTGAGGGGCGGCCGATGGCCGAGGAGGTCAAACAGGTCCAGACCCGCAAGGTGCGCCAGCTGTTCGCCATGCTGGACGGCGCGACCTGTCGGCCCCAGGCTGTGCGTCGCTATTTCGGCGAGCAGGACGCCCAGCCGTGCGGCGTCTGCGATATCTGCGGCGACCCGCCCGCCACCTTTGACGCCGTGGTGCCGGCGCAGAAGGCGCTGGCGGCGGTCCAGCGTCTGGGCGAACGCTTCGGCCGGACGCGCGTCGTCGATCACCTGCTGGGCAAGACCAAGGACGTCCAGCCGTGGGAGGCGGGGCTGTCGACCTGGGGCATCGGCGCCGACCTGTCGCTGGCCACCTGGCGCGACGTGATCGACCATCTTTTGTTCGAGGGCCTGCTGGTCGAGGACCCCAACGACGGCAAGCCGATCATTCGTCTGGGCGAGGCGCAGGCCGTGCGGGCCGTATATCGCGGGGAGCGGCCGGTGCGGGTGCGTCAGGCGCCGATCCGGGCCGTGGCGTTGGACAAGCCGCGCCGCAACGCCGGGCGCAATCTGGCGGTCGAGGGGCTGGACGCGGATGTGCGCGCCCGTTTCGAGGCCCTGCGCGCCTGGCGCCGCGACCGCGCCATCGAGCAGCGCGTGCCGCCCTATGTCATCTTCCAGGACAAGACCTTG